AGTTccactttgttcttatttttgccCTTTGAAGCTACACAAAATAATCTAATTCCTCTTCCTTTTTATAGCTCAACAGAAATTTTGAGGCAGCTATGATATCATTCCCTCCCTGTCTGCACTCCCTTTCCAGCTATATCTTCTGTTCCTTCAGGGAAGCTATTCCCTTGTTCTTGTATAATCAGACCCTTTACAAGCCTGTTCACCTGCCTCTGGACACAATCAACTTATTAATGTCTCTCTTAAACTATGATACCCATAAATGAACCCAACACTCCATTTAGATGTAGACTAGATGGAGGGTTAATAAAAGCAAGCAAAGCTTTTATTAACACCAGCTGAACACATTAGCTTTGTGAATAGCCATGATATATTTCTGATATATTTCAtgatatattcaaaattaaaCCTCCATTTCTGTAAGGAAATATTTCTCTATAAACTACTGTGACACCAGATCTTCCTAACACCCTTCACATTGAcaccacacacataaacacacatccacaaacacacactagagggtttcatttaaaaaaaaaaaccccactataGGGTTTCTCATTAATGCCTATTTAATCATTCTTTTAGTTTCAgtcttatgtttagatatattttttttttgagacggagtttcgctgttgttacccagactggagtgcaatggcacaatctcggctcactgcaacctcggccttctgggttcaagcaattctcctgcctcagcctcccgagtagctgggactacaggcgcgtaccaccatgcccagctaatttttgtatttttagtagagacggggtttcaccttgttgaccaggatggtctcggtctcttgacctcgtgatccacccgccttggcctcccaaagtactgggattacaggtgtgagccactgcgcccggcctatgtttagatatttcaaaatactGTAACTATTTCTATATCCCAGTGTCAATACATACTTAGAATCCAATGATTGCTCATTGAATCCATTAATCTTGAATCCATCAGCCAAAACCTGGAGATGTTGTTCACTTCTGTATCATCTACAAATGTGATAAAGTGTGTCTTCTGTCCCCTGACTCTAGTCTTCATGGGAGAGACACCAAGATACAAATAAGAAACAGGTGATTaggaagagatgaagaaaaagaagattaagTGTCCcagaaacagatgaagaaaaagatgACGTGAGTGTCCTGACTCCTGCAATCAGGATTTAATGTTCCCAACATTAGAAAAATATGGCTTTTCCTATCTCTACCCTAGAGTTGCTTTCTCAATCCATTACAATACTGCGATGATCAAAATCTAAATTCTGGGGGAAAGCTCATTCAAGCTTAAtttcaaaacagttttaaaaattatcactgCAGCTTAAATTTCCTATAAAGTTTGGGTTAAAGGGACATACAACTGTCTATTGGTCATGAGGTGTAACAAGAACTCCCAAATGCCTTTACAAATGCCTGAGGTATTACATATATTTGTTTCAGGAATCAGAAGTGGACGATTTTTCAGTGTGAATTTGGGAACTCACTGAGATTGAATCTACCTCTTGAACTGAACATCATCTTACATTTAATGTCTCTTTTCTCCAGAGAGAAGAAAACTAAGCTTAATTTTGCCTTCCCCTCAACAGCCATTTTACAGAATGTGGGTCCATTCACAGAATTAAAGTCTCCTATTGTGCCTCTTCCCATTGTCTATTGTGACTCAGGATAGCAAATCCTGTGACTGAAACCCTAGAGAGATGGAAAAAGTGTTCTAATATAAACAATGCAGAGCCAGGAGGAAATGTCCTGGAAACTTCTGTTGCACAGTGTTAACATCTAAAGAATGGAGACAGACACCTCCAAAAGGTCTAGTAAGACCCAAAGAGGAAATTTGTTTTGCACATTTTCTGAACCTTTTCTAGATGGAGTGAAAGAGATGGACTCTTAATTAACTTCTCAAGACTGCCTTTTCCAGAAACTTAAGTGAGAGACAGATGAACATCAGAAGGGAATCGTGCCATCACTGATGTGGGAGGTTCTCTTCCTGACTCTAACAGTCACAACAAACCACATACCAGTGCTGCGAGATTAGCAGAGACAACATAAGAGGGCTTAATAATATAGTAAGCTCCAACAGTCAGGTGAACCACATGCTTCAGGCATGACCAGAATCAAAGAGCCTCTCCAAAAGCCACCATTCTCAGGGTTTCCTGGTAAAATACAAGTAACTGCAAACAGGAAGATCTGGTCCACTGTTCCCAACATGGAGAGGCCACAGCAGCTATTGACTTAAACTTCATGTACTCAGGAAGACACCTTATCATGACTCTGGGATCAGGATTCCTTGCCGCAAGGctttgtcactgcactccacactctTTGGGATTTTCCATTTCATCTCCTTCAAACTCTGACTTCAAACTCTTTTTTTGCTCAATTTCCACCTGCCAAGAATAGAAGTTGGagataaatatcaaaaaaaagagaaaaacatgcaaataaagaaataaaccaaaaCTCCAAAGGTACTTAGAGATTTCTTGTAATTTTGCTAGTTTTGGGCTTTAGCCACATTGGAGCTACTGGCCCTGAATGTATCATGTCTCTCTCTTTGCACATGTACTTTTATTGGTGTGTAATTCCCTTTACCTCATGGTCCACCTGGACAATTCTTATTCTTTGCCTTGTACATCTGGTCAAAGGTCACCCCTTCTGTGAAGCTATTTTTGACTTATTAAGTAGTCTTAGGTACTTCTCCCTGTGAGTATTTCCACTGTACCTTGGACACTTGTCTGGCTCCACTACACCATGGGATCCATAAGATGGGCAGGATCTTGTTCAGTATTATATGCAATAATGTAGGAATACAGTGGGCAATTGACAGAGACTTATCAAATGAATTAACTCCTTCGTAATTAACTGTTTGTACCTctccaatactttttttttttttttttggaggcagggtctcactctgtcacccagactggagtgcagtggtacaatcttggctcgcagctcactgaaacctctacctcccgggctcaagtgattcccctgcctcggcctccagagtagctgggattacaggcatgcatcaccatgcctggctattcctgtatttttagtagagacagggtctcatcatgttgaccaggctggtcttgaattcctgacttcaaatgatccacctgcctcagcctcccaaaggtctgggattacaagcatgagccatggcacccagctacCTTCAATACTATCCCTCTAGAAAACCTCCAAACTGATAGATACTGGAGTGTTTACAGTTCTACCATATCCTCTCCAAAGTACTGTAGCTGTAATTATCAAGAAATTAATAGATTCATCTTTGAAAGTAACACATCTCAACCAAAAGCTTTGCTAGCTCAGGCAAGGAATTCTTTGAGTTCAGGGTTAAGGTTGCTCCTCTCAGCACCACTTTGGATATTTATGATGCTTGACATATAGGGTAATGATTCAACACACAACAGTCAGGTTTGAGGGAAGTGCTATTTTTTTCCTAGCCACAAGATGGAGTGTTTGTTCTTTTTGGTAGTTAAATGTTTTGGCCCACACAACTAAAGAAACAGAGTAACAATAAATCACCATATAATTCCAAGGATATTACTATAAATAGAAAACCACTTTGCAATCGTCTtctttaataaactcccttttcaGTCATTGGCACTCTTCTGGAAAGTATCACTTTCTATTTATGTCAGAAAACTCCGACTTTCATGATTCCTTCCACAGCCCAGACCCCGTTGCTATTATAAACGTTTGCTCGTTTGCTTGTCGTTTGACTTTTGCCCTGTTACAGCCCAGTACCTAAGTCATGTGTTTTCTAACTTTGTTCAGGTCCACTTCATCATCTCTAAATGAAACATATGCTGTGGGATAGCACTTTCTCCCCTCCACTTCCAAGCTCACTACTCTGTAACATAAATTACATtgcaaatgaataataataactcCTTTACCccattactctttttctttttttgagacggagtcttgctctgtcgctcaggctggagtacagtggtgcaaccatggctcactgcagcctcaacctcccagactcaagtgatcctcctgcttcagcctcctgagtagctgggactagatgcacacgccaccatgcccagctaatttttgtacttacagagatagggtttcaccatgttggccaggctggtcttgaactcctgaactaaaGTAATcggcccacctctgcctcccaaactgctgggattacaggtgtgagccactgtgcctggaccccATTATTCTTTCCGTTGTCATTGCTCATAATGACAGAAAGACATTATATTCTCCTCTTTGATGAGCCTCTTTTTTTCCAACCTTTCTCTCATCCACTAGCCAGATTATGGATTTAAATCAGAGCAGATGCATCCACAGCTATGTAATATGTTGAACTTCCTCTAAGTCAGTAAGAGGTTACCAGGCAAACATACTAAGCATTGCTAAAAGGAATAAGAAGGGGAGGGTAGTGGGGTGAACAAATGGACTTGGAAGCATTAGCCAGACACCTCCTAAGGCTACCTGGTAGCTGTAGTGTGCAGAATAATTGACCCACTTCCTGACGTCAGTCTTGTCTTCCACGGAGATAGATCTCACGGTGgctttggaggcagaagttgtgggcATGCTGAACTCGACATTCACGTGACTGGCAAATCTGGAAGGCACTTCCCGGTCAGAACCAAGTTCAaggtggcaaaagaaacagtgtgGGTGACCGGAAGCTATGAAAGAAAGACAATTGAGAGATCAGATTATCTGAGGAGAAAATGGAAGCAGCAGCCAAAGGAGCCAGCTCAGTAATAAAAGAGGCCTGTGGGCTCGGCACCTGCAGTCTTTCAGAGGGTCCAGTGTGGAGCAAGAGGAGCTGCCTCAGCAGAAATCacgctctctgtgcctcagccccTTGATAGAACTCCATCGGATTCTAGCAGCCTGGTTTCCTAGCAATAAAACCCAAGGCCTGAGAAACAGGGGCCATTCTGCCTGCTCAGGTGAGAGTGATATGTGAACACAGCCCAAACACTAAGAAATAAGGGCTGAGGATGGGAAGAATGGAATAGAAGGGCTCAGCACTTAGCACCTAATAAAATATCAGTGACAGCTTCCTGAAGTAAAATCCTTGCTTTCCTTTGAAGAATGAATTGACTTTCTTAATAGCATTTCATACTTTCAAACTGCTTTTGGCATACTTTTCTGGGTGAATGATATATGTAAATGACAAAGACTTCATCAATAGCACACAGATATTAGGGAGGCATATGGAACACTGGGCAAAACACCGACCGGCAGAACACCTGGGTTGGACTTCCAGCTCCTCTACTGAGCAGCAGAGCTCCTGCCCTCAAGTCCTTTATACCCTCCAGGCCTCAATTCCTCCTCTGTGAAGTGTGGAGATTAGGGgatgagggaaagagagagaagtacAGTAGGGTGAGTTggacaatgccaggcacaatccCTTGCTGCTCCTTAATTCTATACATCTGTGGGTAATTCCACTATACTCATGATGGCAAACTTAGGGTTTGATTTTCACTTGAGAATTGTTATTGAGATTTTTgaggaaaaagaatgagagcTTAGTTCTGTGACTGTAATCACTGAAATATCATTGTCATTCATCTGCCATACAGGAAACATTTAAGCACCCTATGCCTCCTTCTCTGTTAAATCTTTTACACAGATTCTCTCTTTGAGTCTTCATTATGATCTTTTGAGGTCAGAATGTGTTCTTCATTTTACAGTCGAGGAAGCTAAGGCTTAGGGAGGTAAAATGAGCTACCCACTGtcacagctagaaagtggcagagctaaAAACGGAACCTAACGGTCTGATCCCAGAGTGTTCTTAACCACTGTATCTTAGTCATAACCTCATCGTCCCTAAAACACAAGATCAAGTTTGCAGAGTGACAGGTAGAGTGGGATTGACCTATAAGAACCCCCATTTAGCTACTAGCTATAGATAAACAACATGAAATGACCTTGCCTTCATTATGTAACTGAAACAGCCCCTTAGTTATCCTAGTTTCCACAAACAAACAATTTCAATGTTCTTTACTGGTCTGGCCAGGACTTCTCAATCTCAGAGAGTGAGGACATACACACCCGCTCTCCAAGGAAAACATGAGATAGTGAAGTatttgttttgctctgtttcaCAAACGTAACATATTTCAGTGGTTATTTCTAAAGAATAACGTTTTGGAAAATTGAAAAATCTGCACtgattttaggaaaataatttaaataagatacacataaaaggaaaaattaaagtatttgaaaatccattcaatgtttttaaattgtgtgccACAGATGCAATTATAAGCTATCATTTAGGGGGCATTTATTACAGGCCAGATATTACACTAAGCCCTTAAaagcattatctcatttcattctcaatGAACTAGCTATTAATaaccctattttatagatgagaaaaatcagGTTTCTCTGAGAGGGTTAAGTAAATTGCCTGAGGTTACACAGCCattaagtggtagagctggaaaTAAGATTCAGAGATGACTCTGCTTTCAAACTATGTCCTCAATTCTCCTCAGTATATTGCTGTGAAATAAGATCAAAACAATGTATACCGAAGTATTCCTTTTAATTTAATAGCAACTCGGACAACTCTCCTAATCTAATTACCCTTATTTTGCACATTTTGGAATATGGAGAAATTTTTCCTTTATACATGACTGATTTCCTCCTTTTACTCCACCAAAGTGTATTCACAGCAAATTCTGAAAGCAGCATTTTTTCCTAGAATCCTAGTATCAACTCTCAGATGGGTAGGGGTGGTGGACAGTTAAGGAAGTTCAATTCTGAAAGCTATTATAGTTGAATTCATAGTAATGTGCTAAATAAGTCCATACATTCTGTCATTTTCCTTGATGAGgttgagaaaattcaacaaaaaatacgtatttttaaaatttcttatataaGGATGATCATATTGGCACTGTTTTCCCTTCAGCTGGTCTAATGAGAAGGGGGATTCCTGCAAAGAAAGCCATTTATGCAGGACAGAAAGTTTCATTTCCTGGCGGATAATCTGTGGAAGCAGTGGGACTTATTTCAGTGCCTTCTAAGATTAAGAAAAACTCCTCGGATGAGGGTGGGAGGGGTCCTTGGGGAGCTCCGAGAGGGGAGCTGCTACCGTATGTGGCTGGGCTGGACCCCGCCAGTGGGGTCACGTTAGAATTCAAAGGTAGCTGCTTGAGCTTTTGGTGGCTGGGACTGGGACAGCCTGCTGTGGCAATAGGCTTGGGATGCCAGCAACACAGGGGTACAAAGCTGCTGGCCTCCGCTGCCTGGGGTTTGACTGCCCTGTCCACTGGGGCCTGGGAATGCAGGGCCACTGCAGCCAGGAATGTAGGCTTCCAGCCAGCCGGGTCTTTGACCTCAGCTGAGCCCTAGCTTCTTTAAAGAAGGCTAAGGATTATGAAAAATAACCTGTACAAAGCACCTTCCCAGGGCTGTCTGAACACCTAGACAGAAGAGCTTAGGAAAGGGCTATTACAAAAAGATAACCATCAATTCTCTGGTTTCCCGGATGGAGCACTGCaagggagggcaggagctgggcacagtgaatACCAGCAATGCGTGAGAACTTACATTCTGCCTGCAATTCAGATCCTATGCATCTCAAGTTTCCAGAAAAGGGTGCTATCTATTTCCTGACCTGGTATGAAAACATATCGTTGGCCAGAGAAGTATAAGAAGCCTCTTTTTGGGGGTCCACTATTGAAAATATTGTTATATAACTATGACAGTAATGGGGCGAGGCTGTGAGGATTTAAGTAAGAAACATCCCCAATATCCTTATGCTGTGCTATATTTCATCAGTCTTCCACAatgaggttcaagcaatctggAAATAGATATGTAATACAGCATATAAGCTGCATTCACTTGCCCTTGAGCCAACAGAACACTCTCCACTGAGAACCACTAAGGAAAGTGTTTGCTGAAGGCCTGTTTTTGCTTTTCCCCTTGTCCTGTGtccatttcctctcttttctggtagcagtccttttctttctctccatttgggAAATAATCTTCCCAGTGCTACATGTTGTCTTGGTCACGTCAGTCAAAATATACTCCTCTCCCCTACACTCTTGAGCCAAGTTgccaaagaacaaaaaatagggccaggtgtggtgcctcaggcctgtaattccagcactttgggagtacaaggcaggtggatacctgaggtcaggagtttgagactagcctggccaacatggtgacaccctgtctctaataaaaatacaaatatttagctgggtatggtggcgcgtgcctgtagtcccagctactcaggaggctgaggcaggagaattgcctgaacccaggaggccgaggctgcagtgagccgacatcacaccattgcactccagcctgggggacagagccggactccatctcaaaaacaaaaacaaaaacaaaacaaaacaaaacaaaacaacaacaacaaaaacccaagaacagaaaataatctGGGATGATTTGTCCCTAAGGCTACATAGTGAGAAGACATCCATTAGTTTCTATGACCAGAGCTATTCTCGAGCTGTCTAAAGTCTTCTTGATCAATCTTTCCCTCAGGTCTCTGGGCTATCCCATCCAATAATTTGCTTTGTTCCTTAAGGTGGCTATTAAGTCTTTGTTGCTTatagtaaaagagaaaacaaaaaaaccctcatcCAGTACTTGTAAATGTTTGGGAGAAATCACTTTTAAACAAATCGATACATTTGTACACACTGGAAAAACTGCAAATATCTGTTTTCCTGGTGTGATTTATTACAATATTTGTGTCTACTTGGCTTCATCTACCAGGAGGCACCGGTGGCATTGAGAAAAGGACCCTGGGTGTGACTGCATGACTCTAGATATGTCACGTCACCTTCCCaaccttaattttctcatctataaatagTTGACTAAGTTATCCCCAAGGTCCCTTCCAGCTTGAAAATCTGATAATTCCATGGTTGTCTCTTTCCAAGGGCTTTCATGTCAAAGGAGAGTTCAGGGTTTCTCCCCTCCTCTGCCAAGTCAGAGGGGCCCTGTGGATAAGGTAGAAGTTTCAGTGCTACCATCAGCAGAATACAGTGCTGATTTCAGGGGAAATGAATAAGCAGGCATAGAGAGGAACACCTGGTTTAAAAAATGCTGTCAGTTTAGAAGCAGGGAGTAGCAAATCCAGCCTCAAACACAGAAGTCCAATTGTCTCTTCAGTTTGCACAGCTACACCCAGTGTCTGATACAGAACGCCCTGGTGTGTGTCCACTCCCTGGAATGCCTGGGGAGCTGGCCGGATCATATTGCCGTTTGCCATCACACCGCATTAACTTAGGATATAATAATACAGCCACTCCACACTCAGAGCAGGAGAGGGAGACTCAGAACACATCTGCTAGGATTTAGAGTGAGAATGGAAGAAAGGATAGACACATAAGATAAAGCCATTTCACTCAAGAGTTTTTCTAAAccttattctttttgctcaggtAGCATATCAGCTTTTGTTAACAGATGGGCAAAATGTAttctaaagaaaagaagggaTTTAAAGGCTTACAAGCTCATGGGCTTGCTGCCTCCCATTGGAGTCACCCAGACTTACTCTAAGAAATACGCATATTAGTCCTGGTTTGAGTGCTCCCTCATTTTGTCATTTCACTAAATCTCACTGGACCCATGGGGGAAATAACCGCCGTCTGGACTCACTCAAGCACAAAAGCATCCCTGATAGCTGTGAGCAGCCCAGCTAGGGCTGGtaagcattttttgtttgtctaaagaaaatattcttttctttatatgtcGGCTGCCATTCTGGCCCTTTTAGAAATTCATGTCCTAGCTGGATCTTCAGTCTGCCTGCAGGCCACTTTTCTTTCCCATCCCCCAAGTCTCAGAGGCAAACTCTGAGCTTGAGATATTATGACGGACAGGCTTTGCACAGAGGATCCGGAATTATAAAATTAACCTCTCAGTGTCTTGTCCATGACTGTCCATAAACTGGCCCTTTTACCTACATCGAGGGCAGTGTGAGAAAGATGTCTCTTCAGAAGCCATCTAGAAATGAATCACTTCCAGCACCACTGCTAATATGTTAATGAgtcccaaaagaatataaattcagAAGCTGCCCTGCAAAGCTGCTTAGCAGCTCAGCTGAGAAGAATAATCCCTGGTTTTACAGAAGATGTGTGATAATGAGGGGGTGAAAAGAGTGAACTGGGCTGCTATGCACATTACTTACCTGgcttaattatttttacttttctggtcCCACTCCCCCTCCATCACCACTTCCATCACACAATAAAAACAAGCACTTCATACAGGATGTGGAACTTGGATCTCAGCTTTTTCACAACGTGTGCTGGTGCTTGTTTCCACAGAAGGGGAACCACCACCCACCTGAGTTTTTGTCGGGCAGTCGGTTTATCCTCCACACAATGGAGTTGAAGGCATGCTCGTACTTGGCAGTTCCCAGAGTTACTCTCATGACAGGCTCAGAGCCAGAAACACTAGTGGAGCCAAAACTCGCCCCCCGGTTCACTTTGGCTTTCAAAGACTTTTCCCCCAGGACACTTTCCCTGCGGAAGTTTTTCACCCACTCACTGGGCACAGGGTAACAGATCATCACATTCTCACAGGGAACCTGAGTGAGGGGGTCACGATTGGAGGAGAAGCCAGTTGACATCCTCAGCCAGCTctgcacctccacctccgccCCATTGACACTTGCGGCCGTCCTGAGTGTGAAAGGCAAGGTCTTCTCGGCAAACACTGTCCTGAACCGCATTAGCTCAAACCGGCATGCATCCAAAGGGTTGAACAGAATGACCCGTGAGTTGTGGAATACGTCCTCATCCACACACCCATGGAAGCGGCACTCATGGAGCTTGATCCACTTTGCAGTGGTGGTGGGCATGATGTCCTGCCTCAAAACTATTTCATTCCCTTTGACGAGGATGTCATTGAGGCCCAGGCGGCACTCTGCCAGCCCAGACAGAAAACTCAGGATGTGGATCCGCGTCAAGACGTGGTGCTGGAGAATCTGGTTGTCTCCTTTGCTCACAATGCCAGAGAATTCATCTCTGACATCCACTGTGATTTCCTCTTCAAGGTAGTTCAGGCCAACTGTGCTCAAGTCCATTGACAGCACTGGCAGATCCATGAGACGGTCCTGAACTGCACGGATGAAGCTCAGGAAGTCATCATAATTGGTGGTGCCCAGCTTAATCACCTGTTCCCTCTCTGCTGTGTGGGCCACAGCAGGTTTGGGCTggtatttcttcttctccttaTAGGTGACACGGTCTATCCGCAAGCTGTGGATTCTGCCATTCTCATCATAGTTTTGAAGCCGGGGTTCTGAAATCTCATGACACATCTCCAGCTTGAACTCGCGGAATGGTTTCTCTAGGCCCTGCTCATAATACAGCTGCAGGTAACCACTCTCTGTCAGTTTGACGTAGATCGGTCCCCAGTGCCGGGAGGACATGATGTTTTTCTTCTCGGGGATCCTCAGCATCATTGGCCATCCATCCCTCGGCTGGGACCGTGCTGATCCAGGCGGGTGAGCATCTAGTTCAATCCAGCCTACTGGGTCATCATCAGGTAGAGCTGCACTGCCAAAGTGATCAGGGTCATCAATTTGGAGTTGTTTGAGTTTTTCAACAGCGTCAGAGTGTGACTGGGTTTTGCTCGAATCATCAAAACTGATGGCATCCTGATAGATGACAATGAGGGAATCTCTTTGGCTTTTGCCCTTGGTACTGGAAATGGAACTGTTTTGGGAGCGCCTTTCCTGCTCCTCAAAGAACGCACTGAAAGGGTTGATAGGGGAGGGCTGTACATCCTGCAGAGTCTCATTCAGGAAAGGGTTGGTTGGCCTCCACGGTGGAGCCTCGGTTACAGAAGGCGGTTGGTTTAAAGAGGGAATATCCAGCTTCTGAACTTTGGAGAAGTTCATCAAAGTGCTCTTGGGACGGTCCCTCTTTTTAAATGATCCTACTGAATTATAAGATGTATCTGGGATCACAGATGGAATTGGTTGTGTATTTGGCTTCAGAGGAGAGGTGATTGGAGGTAAAGGGCAGCTGACTTCATTGTCATCAAAGGTGACCCAGCTGGGAAAACGAGCAGAGGTCACTGGAGGGGCAAGGTGCCCATTCATGGCTGGACTGCTGGCCTGCCAGCTGATGGCCTCCATCTCTACTTCTTCATCTTCCTGGATCGA
Above is a window of Callithrix jacchus isolate 240 chromosome 8, calJac240_pri, whole genome shotgun sequence DNA encoding:
- the STON2 gene encoding stonin-2 isoform X2, producing MTTLDHVIATHQSEWVSFSEEPPFPAHSQGGTEEHLPGLSSSSDQSESSSGENHVVDGSSQDHSHSEQDDSSEKMGLISEAASPPGSPEQPPPDLASAISNWVQFEDDTPWASTSPPHQETAETALPLTMPCWTCPSFDALGRCPLTSESSWTTHSEDTSSPSFGCSYTDLQLINAEEQTSGRASGADSTDERTEWQTGRQTAVSPVQACSEHTSTHTHRLDPSPPSPQSRRSQNPCEGPEGASAPNDNSSSIQEDEEVEMEAISWQASSPAMNGHLAPPVTSARFPSWVTFDDNEVSCPLPPITSPLKPNTQPIPSVIPDTSYNSVGSFKKRDRPKSTLMNFSKVQKLDIPSLNQPPSVTEAPPWRPTNPFLNETLQDVQPSPINPFSAFFEEQERRSQNSSISSTKGKSQRDSLIVIYQDAISFDDSSKTQSHSDAVEKLKQLQIDDPDHFGSAALPDDDPVGWIELDAHPPGSARSQPRDGWPMMLRIPEKKNIMSSRHWGPIYVKLTESGYLQLYYEQGLEKPFREFKLEMCHEISEPRLQNYDENGRIHSLRIDRVTYKEKKKYQPKPAVAHTAEREQVIKLGTTNYDDFLSFIRAVQDRLMDLPVLSMDLSTVGLNYLEEEITVDVRDEFSGIVSKGDNQILQHHVLTRIHILSFLSGLAECRLGLNDILVKGNEIVLRQDIMPTTTAKWIKLHECRFHGCVDEDVFHNSRVILFNPLDACRFELMRFRTVFAEKTLPFTLRTAASVNGAEVEVQSWLRMSTGFSSNRDPLTQVPCENVMICYPVPSEWVKNFRRESVLGEKSLKAKVNRGASFGSTSVSGSEPVMRVTLGTAKYEHAFNSIVWRINRLPDKNSASGHPHCFFCHLELGSDREVPSRFASHVNVEFSMPTTSASKATVRSISVEDKTDVRKWVNYSAHYSYQVEIEQKKSLKSEFEGDEMENPKECGVQ
- the STON2 gene encoding stonin-2 isoform X4, whose protein sequence is MTTLDHVIATHQSEWVSFSEEPPFPAHSQGGTEEHLPGLSSSSDQSESSSGENHVVDGSSQDHSHSEQDDSSEKMGLISEAASPPGSPEQPPPDLASAISNWVQFEDDTPWASTSPPHQETAETALPLTMPCWTCPSFDALGRCPLTSESSWTTHSEDTSSPSFGCSYTDLQLINAEEQTSGRASGADSTDNSSSIQEDEEVEMEAISWQASSPAMNGHLAPPVTSARFPSWVTFDDNEVSCPLPPITSPLKPNTQPIPSVIPDTSYNSVGSFKKRDRPKSTLMNFSKVQKLDIPSLNQPPSVTEAPPWRPTNPFLNETLQDVQPSPINPFSAFFEEQERRSQNSSISSTKGKSQRDSLIVIYQDAISFDDSSKTQSHSDAVEKLKQLQIDDPDHFGSAALPDDDPVGWIELDAHPPGSARSQPRDGWPMMLRIPEKKNIMSSRHWGPIYVKLTESGYLQLYYEQGLEKPFREFKLEMCHEISEPRLQNYDENGRIHSLRIDRVTYKEKKKYQPKPAVAHTAEREQVIKLGTTNYDDFLSFIRAVQDRLMDLPVLSMDLSTVGLNYLEEEITVDVRDEFSGIVSKGDNQILQHHVLTRIHILSFLSGLAECRLGLNDILVKGNEIVLRQDIMPTTTAKWIKLHECRFHGCVDEDVFHNSRVILFNPLDACRFELMRFRTVFAEKTLPFTLRTAASVNGAEVEVQSWLRMSTGFSSNRDPLTQVPCENVMICYPVPSEWVKNFRRESVLGEKSLKAKVNRGASFGSTSVSGSEPVMRVTLGTAKYEHAFNSIVWRINRLPDKNSASGHPHCFFCHLELGSDREVPSRFASHVNVEFSMPTTSASKATVRSISVEDKTDVRKWVNYSAHYSYQVEIEQKKSLKSEFEGDEMENPKECGVQ
- the STON2 gene encoding stonin-2 isoform X7, producing MPCWTCPSFDALGRCPLTSESSWTTHSEDTSSPSFGCSYTDLQLINAEEQTSGRASGADSTDNSSSIQEDEEVEMEAISWQASSPAMNGHLAPPVTSARFPSWVTFDDNEVSCPLPPITSPLKPNTQPIPSVIPDTSYNSVGSFKKRDRPKSTLMNFSKVQKLDIPSLNQPPSVTEAPPWRPTNPFLNETLQDVQPSPINPFSAFFEEQERRSQNSSISSTKGKSQRDSLIVIYQDAISFDDSSKTQSHSDAVEKLKQLQIDDPDHFGSAALPDDDPVGWIELDAHPPGSARSQPRDGWPMMLRIPEKKNIMSSRHWGPIYVKLTESGYLQLYYEQGLEKPFREFKLEMCHEISEPRLQNYDENGRIHSLRIDRVTYKEKKKYQPKPAVAHTAEREQVIKLGTTNYDDFLSFIRAVQDRLMDLPVLSMDLSTVGLNYLEEEITVDVRDEFSGIVSKGDNQILQHHVLTRIHILSFLSGLAECRLGLNDILVKGNEIVLRQDIMPTTTAKWIKLHECRFHGCVDEDVFHNSRVILFNPLDACRFELMRFRTVFAEKTLPFTLRTAASVNGAEVEVQSWLRMSTGFSSNRDPLTQVPCENVMICYPVPSEWVKNFRRESVLGEKSLKAKVNRGASFGSTSVSGSEPVMRVTLGTAKYEHAFNSIVWRINRLPDKNSASGHPHCFFCHLELGSDREVPSRFASHVNVEFSMPTTSASKATVRSISVEDKTDVRKWVNYSAHYSYQVEIEQKKSLKSEFEGDEMENPKECGVQ
- the STON2 gene encoding stonin-2 isoform X5, producing MPCWTCPSFDALGRCPLTSESSWTTHSEDTSSPSFGCSYTDLQLINAEEQTSGRASGADSTDERTEWQTGRQTAVSPVQACSEHTSTHTHRLDPSPPSPQSRRSQNPCEGPEGASAPNDNSSSIQEDEEVEMEAISWQASSPAMNGHLAPPVTSARFPSWVTFDDNEVSCPLPPITSPLKPNTQPIPSVIPDTSYNSVGSFKKRDRPKSTLMNFSKVQKLDIPSLNQPPSVTEAPPWRPTNPFLNETLQDVQPSPINPFSAFFEEQERRSQNSSISSTKGKSQRDSLIVIYQDAISFDDSSKTQSHSDAVEKLKQLQIDDPDHFGSAALPDDDPVGWIELDAHPPGSARSQPRDGWPMMLRIPEKKNIMSSRHWGPIYVKLTESGYLQLYYEQGLEKPFREFKLEMCHEISEPRLQNYDENGRIHSLRIDRVTYKEKKKYQPKPAVAHTAEREQVIKLGTTNYDDFLSFIRAVQDRLMDLPVLSMDLSTVGLNYLEEEITVDVRDEFSGIVSKGDNQILQHHVLTRIHILSFLSGLAECRLGLNDILVKGNEIVLRQDIMPTTTAKWIKLHECRFHGCVDEDVFHNSRVILFNPLDACRFELMRFRTVFAEKTLPFTLRTAASVNGAEVEVQSWLRMSTGFSSNRDPLTQVPCENVMICYPVPSEWVKNFRRESVLGEKSLKAKVNRGASFGSTSVSGSEPVMRVTLGTAKYEHAFNSIVWRINRLPDKNSASGHPHCFFCHLELGSDREVPSRFASHVNVEFSMPTTSASKATVRSISVEDKTDVRKWVNYSAHYSYQVALGGVWLMLPSPFVHPTTLPFLFLLAMLSMFAW